One stretch of Miscanthus floridulus cultivar M001 chromosome 18, ASM1932011v1, whole genome shotgun sequence DNA includes these proteins:
- the LOC136522727 gene encoding cytosolic calcium-binding protein 2-like — protein sequence MGACATKPKTLEGQAPAEANISTPKVAPETTTVPTEVVVEQVVEKVVEEDKEEEPATTAEQKPPATAEPEQKADEVTTPEAAVIVEPENEEEEEEEAMVKTIVEEEKPSAPAEEKIATGEVTAEPTTEVKKDAEEEEEEKPTQS from the exons ATGGGTGCCTGCGCAACCAAGCCCAAGACGCTTGAGGGGCAGGCCCCAGCTGAGGCCAACATCTCCACACCCAAGGTTGCACCCGAGACCACTACCGTCCCCACTGAG GTTGTGGTTGAACAGGTAGTTGagaaggtggtggaggaggacaaggaggaggagccggcaACGACGGCGGAACAAAAGCCGCCAGCCACAGCCGAGCCCGAGCAGAAGGCTGATGAGGTGACCACTCCGGAGGCGGCGGTCATCGTCGAGCCCGagaacgaggaggaggaggaagaagaagccatGGTGAAGACCATCGTCGAGGAGGAGAAACCATCAGCCCCTGCAGAGGAAAAGATCGCCACCGGTGAGGTGACGGCCGAGCCCACGACGGAGGTGaagaaggacgccgaggaggaggaggaggagaagccaaCACAAAGCTGA